The following proteins are encoded in a genomic region of Roseofilum reptotaenium CS-1145:
- the glnA gene encoding type I glutamate--ammonia ligase has translation MFQTSAEFLKYVQDEKIQMIDLKFIDMPGIWQHLTLYQDQIDESSFTDGVPFDGSSIRGWKAINESDMSMVLDPTTAWIDPFMAEPTLSVICSIKEPRTGEWYSRDPRSIAQKAIDYLQATGLGDTAYFGPEAEFFVFDDVRFDQTQSAGYYYVDSIEGRWNSGREEPGGNLAYKPRYKEGYFPVAPTDTMQDMRTEMLLTMMKCGVPIEKHHHEVATGGQNELGFRFGKLIEAADNLMTYKYVIKNVGKRYGKTVTFMPKPVFNDNGSGMHTHQSIWKDGQPLFWGDGYANLSEMALHYIGGILKHAPALLALTNPSTNSYKRLVPGFEAPVNLAYSQGNRSASVRIPLTGTNPKAKRFEFRCPDATCNPYLAFAAMLCAGIDGIKNKIDPGEPLDVDIYDLSPEELAKIPSTPGSLLDALKALEADHEFLTAGGVFTEDFVTNWIEYKLDNEVNPMRLRPHPYEFALYYDV, from the coding sequence ATGTTCCAAACCTCAGCAGAATTCTTGAAATACGTTCAAGATGAAAAGATCCAGATGATCGACCTGAAATTTATCGATATGCCTGGAATCTGGCAGCATTTAACCCTGTATCAAGATCAAATCGACGAAAGCAGTTTCACCGATGGCGTACCCTTCGATGGTTCTAGTATTCGGGGTTGGAAAGCCATTAATGAATCTGATATGAGCATGGTTCTCGATCCAACTACCGCTTGGATTGACCCATTTATGGCTGAACCGACGTTAAGCGTCATCTGTAGTATTAAAGAACCTCGGACGGGGGAATGGTATAGCCGAGATCCCCGTTCCATTGCCCAAAAAGCGATCGACTACCTGCAAGCTACCGGTCTTGGCGATACGGCCTATTTTGGCCCGGAAGCAGAATTCTTTGTCTTTGACGATGTTCGCTTCGACCAAACCCAAAGTGCTGGGTATTATTATGTCGATTCCATTGAAGGCCGCTGGAACTCCGGACGCGAAGAACCCGGTGGTAACTTGGCCTACAAACCCCGCTACAAGGAAGGCTATTTCCCCGTCGCTCCCACCGATACTATGCAGGATATGCGGACGGAGATGTTGCTGACCATGATGAAATGTGGAGTACCGATTGAAAAACATCACCACGAAGTAGCCACAGGAGGACAAAATGAACTCGGTTTCCGCTTTGGGAAACTGATTGAAGCGGCTGACAATTTGATGACCTATAAATATGTGATCAAAAATGTCGGTAAACGCTACGGTAAAACCGTGACCTTTATGCCCAAACCGGTCTTTAATGATAATGGTTCTGGGATGCACACCCACCAGTCCATTTGGAAAGATGGTCAGCCCCTGTTCTGGGGAGATGGCTATGCAAATCTGAGCGAGATGGCTCTCCACTATATTGGCGGTATCCTCAAGCACGCTCCAGCTCTGTTGGCCTTGACCAATCCTTCCACTAATTCCTACAAGCGTCTAGTTCCTGGGTTTGAAGCTCCGGTAAACTTGGCCTATTCTCAAGGAAATCGTTCAGCTTCTGTCCGCATTCCACTCACGGGAACGAATCCGAAAGCTAAACGGTTTGAGTTCCGGTGTCCCGATGCCACTTGTAATCCCTATCTGGCCTTTGCCGCGATGCTCTGTGCTGGAATTGATGGGATTAAAAACAAAATCGATCCCGGTGAACCCTTGGATGTGGATATCTACGATCTTTCTCCTGAAGAGTTGGCGAAGATTCCTTCGACTCCCGGTTCTTTGCTAGATGCGCTGAAAGCTCTAGAAGCAGACCATGAGTTCTTAACAGCTGGCGGGGTATTTACGGAAGACTTCGTTACCAATTGGATTGAGTATAAGCTCGATAATGAGGTCAATCCCATGCGCTTGCGTCCTCATCCCTATGAATTTGCCCTGTACTACGATGTCTAG
- the apcB gene encoding allophycocyanin subunit beta: MRDAVTSLISNYDITGQYLDRNALDQIKSYFDSGLARIQAANVITGNAASIVKQAGSQLFEELPELIRPSGNAYTTRRYAACLRDMDYYLRYASYALVSGNTDVLDERVLQGLREVYNSLEVPIGPTVRGIQIMKEIVKAQVAEAGVADTSFVDQPFDHIARDLSEKNV; the protein is encoded by the coding sequence ATGCGGGATGCAGTCACAAGCTTAATTTCAAATTACGATATTACAGGTCAGTATCTAGACCGCAATGCCCTAGACCAAATCAAATCCTATTTTGACAGTGGTCTGGCTCGGATTCAGGCGGCTAATGTGATTACGGGTAATGCGGCCAGTATTGTCAAGCAAGCAGGTTCCCAATTATTTGAGGAACTACCTGAATTAATCCGTCCTAGTGGAAATGCTTATACGACTCGCCGCTATGCGGCTTGTCTGCGAGATATGGATTATTATCTCCGCTATGCCAGTTATGCTCTGGTTTCTGGGAATACCGATGTTCTAGACGAGCGGGTCCTACAAGGACTGCGGGAAGTCTATAATTCTCTAGAGGTTCCCATCGGACCCACGGTTCGCGGGATTCAAATTATGAAGGAGATTGTCAAAGCACAAGTGGCAGAAGCTGGTGTGGCTGATACCAGTTTTGTGGATCAACCCTTTGATCACATCGCTCGTGATTTAAGTGAGAAGAATGTGTAA